In a genomic window of Deinococcus roseus:
- a CDS encoding glutamate synthase-related protein, with product MHHSESLYRQAERQRLEPDFPGSFDEIEHDACGVIASIRKTGEATHGNIVRTLQALASMAHRSGEVRGEGDGCGIQTDIPRKIWETYLIDSKLDGNLAYTPEFFVGHFFIPQGQNPRELLDALRVAGSKYGAQILLERQGNTYTPALGPIAKLTEPVFIQVAGLVQGEAAWDRESKLFALGLELEKSQPVHVVSLSSFSTVYKVRGSAEILGRYYPELNLPEFVSVISIGHNRYSTNTLSTFEQVQPFSMLAHNGEINTIDRLRREGNLLNIPLTGGSDSQDLNRVMAGYINTRGLSLLEALESVFPPILYEVKGFSAPLQDTYMGLRLTGGPLAQGPAAIIARYSNECVFSVDALGLRPLWFGETEKEYFWSSERGVIPLGTMVSDPQPFSPGEKCVAIVETGVSVKIYANENVQRLTLERVHAKNAQLTGARERIAGPHWEAKDQTLPELPANVKAAFGWDKWDENYVDSIVEKGVEPISSLGFDGQMPALREEKPNLAEFYKETVAVVTNPAIDREREIEHFSTRLITGRRPLPGSSEGHSVELLTPVLAPTAALAKKHGTLTIASLEAELKTSFVVPSLKADESIQDALARLKAAAQEAAKEGAGLIVVDDTSLYQNGEAALDIILSVGSVEKALSELRDEEGISLRRKLGLVVRSAQVRNLHDIVLLVGLGAEGVEPTLMYAINPEEAAQDKLIGGLTKGAEKVMSTMGIHELRGYGHIFASLGLKDDLANEIGVRNFWGSREKGYGLTELEATLKKRLSKFQAGQANLERDVRFNPRLFKAAFQLSNGEIAAEDYSARIKALELEMPLAARQRLEFNAPEGTQPVDPETVDLAVGGQSLPFVISAMSFGSQNETPFRAYVEAAKRLNIIAMNGEGGEIPDMVNKFNHWRGQQVASGRFGVSSRMLNSCAVIEIKVGQGAKPGEGGHLPGKKVTAKVAAARHAVPGVDLISPSNNHDVYSIEDLAQLIEELKTVNPNAKIDVKIPVVPGVGTIALGVAKAGAHIITLSGFEGGTGAARMHALKYAGMPVEFGVRQAHKMLVAAGMRDKVELWADGGVKTAQDVARLVALGANRTGFGTLSMVAIGCTICRGCQLDTCHVGIATQVETKEQADAHHMKRWVPRELPREVERLTTFYTALGEELKKIVASLGLSSLQELVGRTEFLQYMGGNELDMADVLSPVEQPAGWAKLGRRVVHKPLNYMTKMVSDWVADVLDEEEIIYRDGPVASTERALGTHLVGTLQRKTKINTKRVKLHFEAGSIPGNGLGAFNNAPVEILVDGGAQDGVGKSSLGGKITVLKGRNHQGQRVDGSVGKSFAYGAIGGRFLLQGNADSRFCVRLSGADVVLGGELRGPVDDSLGMIATRANAKGFAFEYMTAGRAVVVGDPGPWICSGMSGGVIYTRYAPDKGLDDAALKRRLAKGSSVVVLPLNPNGMADIRELLGDYHDALIKSEQHSAARRVAELLVDPAQHFRMIIPAAQTVDQTVATE from the coding sequence ATGCATCACTCTGAAAGTCTGTACCGACAGGCCGAGCGTCAAAGACTGGAACCGGACTTTCCGGGCAGCTTTGACGAGATCGAGCACGACGCCTGCGGTGTGATTGCCAGCATCCGCAAAACCGGTGAAGCGACCCACGGAAACATCGTCCGCACCCTCCAGGCACTGGCCTCCATGGCCCACCGCAGTGGTGAAGTGCGCGGCGAAGGTGACGGATGTGGCATCCAGACCGACATCCCCAGAAAAATCTGGGAAACCTACCTTATCGATTCCAAACTCGACGGGAACCTGGCCTACACCCCCGAGTTTTTTGTTGGACATTTTTTCATCCCCCAGGGCCAGAATCCCCGCGAGCTGCTGGACGCCCTGCGTGTGGCTGGCAGCAAGTACGGCGCCCAGATCCTTCTGGAGCGCCAGGGCAACACCTACACCCCCGCACTGGGACCCATTGCCAAACTGACCGAACCCGTGTTCATTCAGGTGGCCGGTCTGGTGCAGGGCGAAGCCGCCTGGGACCGCGAATCCAAACTGTTTGCTCTGGGTCTGGAACTGGAAAAATCCCAGCCTGTGCACGTGGTCAGCCTCAGCAGCTTCTCCACTGTATATAAGGTGCGTGGCAGTGCAGAAATCCTGGGACGTTACTACCCCGAGCTGAACCTGCCCGAGTTCGTGTCTGTGATCTCGATTGGTCACAACCGTTACTCCACCAATACCCTCTCCACCTTCGAGCAGGTGCAGCCTTTCTCCATGCTGGCCCACAACGGTGAAATCAACACCATTGACCGCCTGCGCCGCGAAGGCAACCTGCTGAACATCCCCCTCACGGGCGGATCTGATTCCCAGGACCTCAACCGCGTGATGGCTGGCTACATCAACACCCGTGGCCTGAGCCTGCTGGAAGCCCTGGAATCCGTGTTCCCCCCCATCCTGTACGAGGTCAAGGGCTTCAGTGCTCCCCTGCAGGACACCTACATGGGCCTGCGCCTGACCGGTGGTCCTCTGGCCCAGGGTCCTGCCGCCATCATCGCCCGTTACAGCAACGAGTGCGTGTTCTCCGTGGACGCTCTGGGTCTGCGTCCCCTGTGGTTCGGTGAAACCGAGAAGGAATACTTCTGGTCCTCCGAGCGCGGTGTGATTCCCCTCGGCACCATGGTTTCCGATCCCCAGCCTTTCTCTCCCGGAGAGAAGTGCGTGGCCATCGTGGAAACCGGCGTGTCCGTCAAGATCTACGCCAACGAGAACGTGCAGCGCCTGACCCTGGAACGTGTGCACGCCAAAAATGCCCAGCTGACCGGTGCCCGTGAACGCATTGCTGGCCCCCACTGGGAAGCCAAAGACCAGACCCTCCCCGAACTGCCTGCCAACGTGAAAGCCGCTTTCGGCTGGGACAAATGGGACGAGAACTACGTCGATTCCATCGTGGAAAAAGGCGTGGAGCCCATCTCCTCTCTGGGCTTCGACGGTCAGATGCCCGCACTGCGCGAAGAGAAGCCCAACCTCGCGGAATTCTACAAAGAAACCGTGGCCGTGGTGACCAACCCCGCCATTGACCGCGAGCGTGAAATCGAGCACTTCTCCACCCGCCTGATCACCGGACGCCGCCCCCTGCCCGGCAGCTCTGAAGGTCACAGCGTTGAACTGCTGACCCCCGTGCTGGCCCCCACTGCGGCCCTGGCCAAAAAGCACGGCACCCTGACCATTGCCAGCCTCGAAGCAGAGCTGAAAACCAGCTTCGTGGTGCCCAGCCTGAAAGCGGACGAGTCCATCCAGGACGCTCTGGCCCGCCTGAAAGCTGCTGCTCAGGAAGCTGCAAAAGAGGGCGCTGGCCTGATTGTCGTGGACGACACCAGCCTGTACCAGAACGGCGAAGCTGCCCTGGACATCATCCTGTCTGTGGGTTCTGTGGAGAAAGCCCTGTCCGAATTGCGCGACGAGGAAGGCATCTCCCTGCGCCGCAAACTCGGTCTGGTGGTGCGCTCTGCACAGGTGCGCAATCTGCACGACATCGTGCTGCTGGTCGGTCTTGGTGCTGAGGGCGTCGAACCCACCCTGATGTACGCCATCAACCCTGAAGAAGCTGCCCAGGACAAACTGATTGGCGGTCTGACCAAGGGTGCAGAGAAGGTCATGAGCACCATGGGCATCCATGAGCTGCGCGGCTACGGCCACATCTTCGCCAGCCTGGGTCTGAAAGACGACCTCGCCAACGAGATTGGTGTGCGCAACTTCTGGGGCTCCAGAGAGAAAGGCTACGGCCTGACCGAACTGGAAGCCACCCTGAAGAAGCGCCTCTCGAAATTCCAGGCTGGACAGGCCAACCTGGAGCGCGATGTGCGTTTCAACCCCCGTCTGTTCAAAGCGGCATTCCAGCTCTCCAACGGTGAAATTGCTGCCGAGGATTACTCTGCACGCATCAAGGCCCTGGAACTCGAAATGCCCCTCGCTGCCCGCCAGCGTCTGGAATTCAACGCTCCCGAAGGCACCCAGCCTGTGGATCCCGAAACCGTGGACCTCGCCGTGGGTGGCCAGTCCCTGCCCTTCGTGATCAGCGCCATGAGCTTCGGCTCGCAGAACGAAACCCCCTTCCGGGCTTACGTGGAAGCTGCCAAGCGCCTCAACATCATCGCCATGAACGGTGAAGGTGGAGAGATTCCCGACATGGTCAACAAGTTCAACCACTGGCGTGGCCAGCAGGTGGCTTCCGGACGCTTCGGTGTGTCTTCCAGAATGCTGAACTCCTGCGCCGTGATTGAAATCAAAGTGGGTCAGGGTGCCAAGCCCGGAGAAGGTGGACACCTCCCCGGCAAGAAAGTGACCGCCAAAGTGGCTGCTGCCCGTCACGCTGTTCCCGGCGTGGACCTGATCAGCCCCTCCAACAACCACGACGTGTACTCCATTGAGGACCTGGCGCAGCTCATCGAAGAGCTGAAGACCGTGAACCCCAATGCCAAGATCGACGTGAAGATCCCCGTGGTTCCCGGTGTCGGCACCATCGCTCTGGGTGTGGCCAAAGCAGGCGCCCACATCATCACCCTCTCCGGCTTTGAAGGCGGAACCGGTGCTGCCCGCATGCACGCACTGAAATACGCCGGGATGCCCGTCGAGTTCGGGGTGCGCCAGGCCCACAAGATGCTGGTCGCTGCTGGCATGCGTGACAAGGTGGAACTCTGGGCCGACGGTGGCGTGAAAACCGCCCAGGACGTGGCCCGTCTGGTGGCCCTCGGTGCCAACCGCACTGGCTTCGGAACCCTCTCCATGGTCGCCATCGGTTGTACGATCTGCCGTGGCTGTCAACTGGACACCTGTCACGTGGGCATCGCCACCCAGGTGGAAACCAAAGAGCAGGCAGACGCCCACCACATGAAGCGCTGGGTGCCCCGTGAACTGCCGCGCGAAGTCGAACGCCTGACCACCTTCTACACCGCCCTCGGCGAAGAACTGAAGAAGATTGTGGCGAGCCTGGGCCTCTCCAGCCTGCAAGAACTGGTTGGACGCACCGAATTCCTGCAGTACATGGGTGGCAACGAGCTTGACATGGCCGACGTGCTCTCCCCTGTGGAGCAACCCGCTGGCTGGGCCAAACTGGGCCGCCGCGTGGTGCACAAACCCCTGAACTACATGACCAAGATGGTCTCTGACTGGGTTGCAGACGTTCTGGACGAAGAGGAAATCATCTACCGTGATGGTCCTGTAGCCAGCACCGAACGCGCACTGGGAACCCACCTGGTCGGCACCCTGCAACGCAAAACCAAGATCAACACCAAGCGTGTGAAGCTGCACTTCGAAGCCGGATCCATCCCTGGAAACGGACTGGGCGCCTTCAACAACGCTCCCGTGGAAATCCTGGTGGATGGTGGTGCTCAGGACGGCGTGGGCAAATCCTCCCTCGGCGGCAAGATCACCGTGCTGAAAGGCAGAAACCACCAGGGGCAACGTGTGGACGGCTCTGTGGGCAAATCCTTCGCCTACGGTGCCATCGGCGGACGTTTCCTGCTGCAAGGCAATGCCGACAGCCGCTTCTGTGTGCGCCTCTCCGGTGCTGATGTGGTGCTCGGTGGAGAACTGCGCGGACCCGTGGACGACTCCCTCGGCATGATCGCCACCCGCGCCAACGCCAAGGGCTTTGCTTTCGAGTACATGACCGCAGGCCGTGCAGTGGTGGTGGGCGATCCCGGTCCCTGGATCTGCTCTGGCATGTCCGGTGGTGTGATCTACACCCGCTACGCCCCTGACAAAGGCCTGGATGACGCCGCCCTCAAGCGCCGTCTGGCCAAAGGATCCAGCGTGGTGGTGCTGCCCCTCAACCCCAACGGCATGGCCGACATCCGCGAACTGCTCGGGGATTACCATGATGCCCTGATCAAGAGCGAACAGCACAGCGCTGCACGCCGTGTGGCTGAACTGCTGGTGGATCCTGCCCAGCACTTCAGAATGATCATTCCTGCTGCGCAAACCGTGGACCAGACGGTGGCAACAGAGTAA
- a CDS encoding stage V sporulation protein S, producing METLRVSGKSRPNAVAGAIAALLRTKGEVEVQAIGPAAVNQAVKAIAIARGYIQPENLDLTTQPSFVKLELEDEERTAVRFAITGVKTA from the coding sequence GTGGAAACGTTACGCGTATCCGGCAAATCTAGACCCAATGCAGTTGCGGGGGCCATTGCTGCTTTATTGCGCACCAAGGGAGAAGTCGAAGTGCAGGCCATTGGACCTGCCGCTGTCAACCAGGCAGTCAAAGCCATCGCAATCGCCCGGGGTTACATCCAGCCGGAAAATCTTGATCTCACCACCCAGCCTTCGTTTGTCAAACTGGAATTGGAAGACGAAGAGCGCACCGCTGTCCGCTTCGCCATCACTGGCGTGAAGACAGCCTGA
- a CDS encoding transcription antitermination factor NusB, with protein MSSVNPARNAAVRILKQVLDGAYAAPLLDQTLAQKFSSSDAGLLTHLVYGTVRHAQTLEKALLPHLKKKPQRQTWVILLLGAFEKLILGTAQHAVVNEYTELAKNHGPQLGGLVNAVLRKVELPETLDYSLPDWLLKAFQQAYPGQWQEVVEDLLKPSPLWLWLSDKGVRQLEEEEALVERGFGQIDKVVLSRSLRKTKAYQKGQAQPINPASYSVVEALGEVMNKEVLDLAGGTGIKAAFLAKKGARVTSVDLDPRKAEQGKQNAERLGQKVNFKTADLRTPGDLGTYSKVLLDAPCTGSGTLRTHPEIKLRITPEYAREMAALQKSLLEESSKFVASGGELVYSVCSILPQEAEEVISSFLEKHPDFEVQVPELMVPSLKTAQGTRTLPINGVDGFFVSRLLKVK; from the coding sequence ATGTCATCCGTCAATCCTGCGCGAAATGCTGCAGTGCGAATTTTAAAGCAGGTGCTCGATGGTGCCTACGCTGCCCCTCTGCTGGACCAGACCCTGGCCCAGAAGTTCAGTTCTTCTGATGCTGGACTCTTGACCCATCTGGTGTACGGTACGGTGCGCCATGCCCAGACCCTGGAAAAGGCCTTGCTGCCCCACCTGAAAAAGAAACCCCAGAGGCAAACCTGGGTGATCCTGCTGCTGGGGGCCTTTGAGAAACTGATCCTGGGCACGGCACAACATGCCGTGGTCAACGAATACACCGAACTTGCCAAAAACCACGGTCCCCAGCTGGGGGGACTGGTCAATGCCGTGCTCAGAAAAGTCGAGCTTCCAGAAACCCTGGATTACAGCCTGCCAGACTGGCTCTTGAAAGCCTTTCAGCAAGCCTACCCCGGGCAGTGGCAGGAAGTGGTGGAAGACCTCCTCAAACCCAGTCCCCTGTGGCTGTGGCTCTCGGACAAAGGGGTCAGGCAACTGGAGGAAGAAGAAGCCCTGGTGGAACGTGGATTTGGCCAGATTGATAAGGTGGTGCTCTCCCGTTCGCTCAGAAAGACCAAAGCCTATCAGAAAGGCCAGGCCCAGCCCATCAACCCTGCCTCTTACAGCGTGGTGGAAGCCCTGGGCGAGGTCATGAACAAAGAGGTGCTGGATCTGGCTGGAGGGACCGGCATCAAAGCGGCTTTTCTGGCCAAAAAAGGAGCCAGGGTCACCAGTGTGGACCTTGATCCCAGAAAAGCCGAGCAGGGCAAACAGAATGCAGAGCGTCTGGGCCAGAAGGTCAACTTCAAAACCGCAGACCTCAGAACCCCGGGAGACCTGGGCACCTACTCAAAGGTCTTGCTCGATGCGCCTTGCACTGGCTCGGGCACCCTCAGAACCCACCCGGAAATCAAATTGCGCATTACCCCGGAATACGCACGGGAAATGGCTGCTTTGCAAAAAAGCCTCCTGGAAGAAAGCAGCAAATTTGTGGCCAGTGGGGGAGAACTGGTGTACAGCGTGTGCAGCATCCTGCCACAGGAAGCCGAGGAGGTCATTTCCAGCTTTCTGGAAAAGCATCCCGATTTCGAGGTTCAGGTCCCTGAATTGATGGTGCCTTCCCTCAAAACCGCCCAGGGCACCCGCACCCTGCCCATCAATGGTGTGGATGGTTTTTTTGTGTCCCGCCTCCTTAAGGTAAAGTGA
- the queF gene encoding preQ(1) synthase, with product MSEEHNNPQLLDNLTMLGRKVSDSGGKLEVFPAPQSKNLKEVTLYTEEIYAHCPVTGQPDFYSCKLTYLPDETCVESKSVKLYFQGLRDAGIFCEHLSDKIARDFFEALQPHGVRVELVQRPRGGISITAVSELKR from the coding sequence ATGAGTGAAGAGCACAACAACCCCCAACTGCTGGACAACCTCACCATGCTGGGCCGCAAAGTCTCAGACAGCGGCGGCAAGCTGGAGGTCTTTCCCGCTCCCCAGAGCAAGAACCTCAAAGAAGTCACCTTATATACAGAGGAGATCTACGCCCACTGTCCTGTGACCGGGCAGCCTGACTTCTACAGCTGCAAACTGACCTACCTCCCAGATGAGACCTGCGTGGAAAGCAAGAGCGTCAAGCTGTATTTCCAGGGCCTCCGGGATGCGGGCATTTTCTGCGAGCACCTCTCTGACAAGATCGCCAGAGATTTCTTTGAAGCCCTGCAACCCCATGGGGTGCGGGTGGAACTCGTTCAGCGTCCCAGAGGGGGCATCAGCATCACTGCAGTCAGTGAACTGAAACGCTGA